From a region of the Malania oleifera isolate guangnan ecotype guangnan chromosome 12, ASM2987363v1, whole genome shotgun sequence genome:
- the LOC131145042 gene encoding LRR receptor-like serine/threonine-protein kinase FLS2 has product MFSVCSVAMVSQCIRLFIILVCYIFSPFMVLPAMPTSEIEIEALKTFKNSITDDPFGALADWTDTNHHCNWSGIACDPSSNHVISISLVGKNLLGNISPFLGNITSLQVLDLTLNSFTEHIPTQLGRCSQLLQLTLYENSLFGPIPLELGNLGNLQSLDLSNNLLNGSIPESICNCTSLRMLDASDNRLSGAIPIGITNLANLLSLDLSRNILSGNIPWEIGNLSNLEFLLLSENKLTGKFPSELVHCKKLVTLNMYSNFITGIIPSTICSLQNLKNLSLGYNYLEGSVPSCLSNCTHLIQIDFGVNRMIGKIPQDLGKLQNLAFLILAENNMSGDIPDNLFNCSSLYKLDLSANDFKGMLRPGLGKLYNLYFLRVHRNSLAGPIPREIGNLSQLICLDLATNNFSGLVPPELSKLSLLQAVCLHDNMLEGAIPEKLFGLTHLTYLALQNNMFKGAIPDAFSNLKVLSNLYLNENMLNGSIPKSMAYLSGLMALDLSHNLLAGSIPGSVIVGMRSMQLYLNFSYNHLTGAIPDELGMLEMVQTIDISNNKLSGSFPETVGDYKNLFSLDLSANELSGEIQDTVFTKMVLLTSLNLSRNLFNCGLPKTLGNLKHLVSLDLSQNRFNGIIPESFGRLPFLKILNLSFNQLEGPIPNTSIFRNSTTSYLDGNLALCGAKFLKYCRNQNAPHSFLKKTVIILIAFGLVFVFVVSILIGYIKMHEKEGARNPEPEYISTLALQRFDQRDLEMATNLFSEDNILGASNLSTVYKGKLENGQIIAVKKLNLHQFSSKYFNREINTLSQLKHRNLVKVLGYAWESGKLKALVLEYMEKGNLESIIHEPCMGHSRWTLLERINVFASIASALDYLHSGYHVPIVHCDLKPSNILFDEDWEVHVSDFGTAQTISVHLQNGSTVSSGFEFEGTIGYLAPGNISRAIANCLSNTSFFSVENVFA; this is encoded by the coding sequence ATGTTCTCAGTTTGTTCAGTAGCAATGGTTTCTCAATGTATCAGGTTGTTTATAATCCTTGTTTGTTACATTTTTTCTCCATTTATGGTCCTTCCTGCAATGCCCACGTCGGAGATTGAAATTGAGGCATTGAAGACTTTCAAGAATTCCATCACAGATGACCCATTTGGGGCACTTGCAGATTGGACTGACACAAACCATCACTGTAACTGGTCTGGCATTGCTTGTGATCCTTCCTCAAATCATGTCATTTCTATATCCCTAGTCGGTAAGAATCTTCTAGGTAACATCTCCCCATTCCTTGGAAACATTACCAGCCTCCAGGTTCTTGATTTAACTTTGAACTCTTTTACGGAGCACATCCCAACTCAGTTGGGGCGTTGCTCTCAACTTTTACAGCTAACCCTCTATGAGAATTCTCTTTTTGGTCCCATCCCACTTGAATTAGGAAACCTTGGAAATCTGCAATCCTTGGATTTAAGCAATAATCTCTTAAATGGAAGCATTCCTGAAAGCATTTGCAACTGCACATCCTTGAGAATGCTTGACGCCAGTGACAATAGACTCAGTGGCGCAATCCCAATTGGCATTACAAATTTGGCTAATCTCCTATCTTTAGACCTAAGTAGAAACATATTATCGGGGAACATCCCTTGGGAAATTGGGAATCTATCAAATTTAGAGTTTCTTCTGTTGTCTGAGAATAAGCTCACCGGTAAATTTCCATCTGAGCTAGTTCATTGTAAGAAGCTAGTCACTCTAAACATGTATTCCAATTTCATCACTGGGATTATTCCATCAACTATCTGTTCACTTCAAAATTTGAAGAACCTATCCCTGGGTTACAACTATCTTGAGGGATCCGTTCCCTCTTGTCTTTCCAATTGTACCCATCTTATCCAGATTGATTTTGGTGTTAACAGAATGATTGGGAAAATTCCTCAAGATTTAGGGAAGCTGCAGAACTTGGCATTCCTTATTCTTGCGGAGAATAACATGTCAGGGGATATTCCAGACAACCTTTTTAACTGTTCAAGTCTATACAAACTTGATTTATCTGCAAATGATTTCAAAGGAATGCTGAGACCAGGTTTGGGCAAACTCTACAATCTGTATTTTTTAAGGGTCCACAGAAATTCATTGGCAGGGCCAATTCCAAGGGAGATTGGCAATCTAAGTCAATTGATCTGCTTAGATCTTGCTACAAATAACTTTTCAGGTCTAGTTCCTCCTGAATTATCAAAACTTTCTCTCCTTCAAGCTGTTTGTTTGCATGATAACATGCTAGAAGGCGCAATTCCTGAGAAGTTGTTTGGGCTAACACATTTGACTTATCTAGCGCTGCAAAATAACATGTTCAAAGGTGCCATTCCAGATGCATTCTCTAATCTTAAGGTGCTTTCAAACTTATATCTCAATGAAAACATGCTTAATGGGTCCATCCCAAAAAGTATGGCATATCTTAGTGGACTGATGGCATTGGATCTTTCTCACAACCTTCTCGCAGGATCTATTCCTGGATCTGTGATTGTGGGTATGAGAAGCATGCAGTTATACTTGAACTTCTCATACAACCATTTAACTGGAGCCATTCCAGATGAGCTTGGTATGTTGGAAATGGTACAAACCATTGACATCTCAAACAATAAACTTTCAGGAAGCTTTCCTGAAACAGTTGGAGATTATAAAAATCTGTTCTCACTTGATCTATCTGCCAACGAACTTTCTGGTGAAATCCAAGACACAGTTTTTACAAAAATGGTTTTGCTTACTAGCTTGAACCTTTCAAGGAATTTGTTCAATTGTGGACTTCCTAAAACTTTGGGGAATCTGAAGCACCTTGTTTCCCTTGACCTTTCTCAAAACAGGTTCAATGGCATAATTCCTGAAAGCTTTGGTCGTCTCCccttcttgaaaattttgaacctTTCTTTCAATCAACTTGAAGGACCTATTCCAAATACTAGCATATTTAGAAATAGCACCACATCCTATTTAGATGGAAACTTGGCTCTTTGTGGAGCTAAATTTCTGAAATATTGCAGAAATCAGAATGCTCCACATAGTTTCCTCAAGAAAACTGTAATAATTCTCATAGCATTTGGGTTGGTTtttgtgtttgttgtttccaTACTCATTGGATACATTAAGATGCATGAAAAAGAAGGGGCTAGGAATCCAGAACCGGAGTATATTTCAACATTAGCACTTCAGAGATTTGACCAAAGGGATTTAGAAATGGCTACAAATTTATTCAGTGAAGATAACATCCTTGGTGCTAGCAATTTGAGCACAGTATATAAAGGCAAGTTAGAAAATGGGCAGATTATAGCtgttaaaaaattgaatttgcATCAATTCTCGTCAAAGTACTTCAACAGAGAGATCAATACCCTGAGCCAGTTGAAGCACAGAAATCTAGTCAAGGTACTTGGTTATGCTTGGGAGAGTGGAAAGCTAAAGGCTCTAGTTCTAGAATACATGGAGAAGGGAAACTTGGAGAGTATTATCCATGAGCCTTGCATGGGTCATTCAAGGTGGACACTGTTAGAGAGAATCAATGTTTTTGCTTCTATTGCAAGTGCCTTGGATTACTTGCATTCAGGTTATCATGTCCCAATAGTTCACTGTGACCTAAAGCCTTCTAATATTCTGTTTGATGAAGATTGGGAGGTCCATGTGAGTGATTTTGGAACAGCTCAAACTATCAGTGTTCACCTACAAAATGGAAGTACTGTTTCCTCAGGGTTTGAATTTGAAGGCACTATAGGCTACCTTGCGCCAGGTAACATTTCACGGGCCATAGCTAATTGTCTTTCCAACACTTCATTTTTCTCtgttgaaaatgtttttgcataA